The Bos indicus isolate NIAB-ARS_2022 breed Sahiwal x Tharparkar chromosome 28, NIAB-ARS_B.indTharparkar_mat_pri_1.0, whole genome shotgun sequence genome has a window encoding:
- the FXYD4 gene encoding FXYD domain-containing ion transport regulator 4 isoform X1 — MDEQTGWKSFTDSPYMGPGRHSFHKLRTSHGSAPCPCNISTPNLSPEICATGLCGCGAGRDCLTPACPLLLQTSPACRCVMEGVTRALLLLLAGLPVLEANDVIDKDSPFYYDWEGLQLGGMICAGLMCIAGLLFALSGKCKCKNKQKHGSLPEKAVPLLTPVLQLCLNLRLHGL; from the exons ATGGATGAGCAAACAGGCTGGAAGAG tttcACAGACTCTCCTTACATGGGGCCTGGGAGGCATTCATTCCACAAATTGAGGACCAGCCATGGGTCAGCCCCTTGCCCCTGCAACATCTCCACCCCAAACCTCAG CCCTGAGATTTGTGCCACTGGCCTCTGTGGGTGTGGAGCTGGTCGGGACTGTCTGACCCCagcctgccctcttctcctgcagaCCAGTCCTGCGTGCCGCTGTGTCATGGAGGGAGTGACCcgggcccttctcctcctgttggCCG GACTGCCTGTCTTGGAAGCCAATGACGTGATTG ATAAAGACAGTCCCTTCTACTATG ACTGGGAAGGCCTGCAGCTGGGCGGGATGATCTGTGCGGGCCTCATGTGCATCGCTGGACTCTTGTTTGCCCTGA GTGGCAAATGCAAATGCAAGAACAAGCAGAAGCACGG CTCCTTACCTGAGAAAGCTGTACCACTCCTCACTCCAG tccttcagttgtgtctgaatctgcgactccatggactgtag
- the FXYD4 gene encoding FXYD domain-containing ion transport regulator 4 isoform X4 has protein sequence MDEQTGWKRLSLHGAWEAFIPQIEDQPWVSPLPLQHLHPKPQTSPACRCVMEGVTRALLLLLAGLPVLEANDVIDKDSPFYYDWEGLQLGGMICAGLMCIAGLLFALSGKCKCKNKQKHGSLPEKAVPLLTPVLQLCLNLRLHGL, from the exons ATGGATGAGCAAACAGGCTGGAAGAG ACTCTCCTTACATGGGGCCTGGGAGGCATTCATTCCACAAATTGAGGACCAGCCATGGGTCAGCCCCTTGCCCCTGCAACATCTCCACCCCAAACCTCAG aCCAGTCCTGCGTGCCGCTGTGTCATGGAGGGAGTGACCcgggcccttctcctcctgttggCCG GACTGCCTGTCTTGGAAGCCAATGACGTGATTG ATAAAGACAGTCCCTTCTACTATG ACTGGGAAGGCCTGCAGCTGGGCGGGATGATCTGTGCGGGCCTCATGTGCATCGCTGGACTCTTGTTTGCCCTGA GTGGCAAATGCAAATGCAAGAACAAGCAGAAGCACGG CTCCTTACCTGAGAAAGCTGTACCACTCCTCACTCCAG tccttcagttgtgtctgaatctgcgactccatggactgtag
- the FXYD4 gene encoding FXYD domain-containing ion transport regulator 4 isoform X2 yields MDEQTGWKSFTDSPYMGPGRHSFHKLRTSHGSAPCPCNISTPNLSPEICATGLCGCGAGRDCLTPACPLLLQTSPACRCVMEGVTRALLLLLAGLPVLEANDVIDKDSPFYYDWEGLQLGGMICAGLMCIAGLLFALSGKCKCKNKQKHGSLPEKAVPLLTPGSASTC; encoded by the exons ATGGATGAGCAAACAGGCTGGAAGAG tttcACAGACTCTCCTTACATGGGGCCTGGGAGGCATTCATTCCACAAATTGAGGACCAGCCATGGGTCAGCCCCTTGCCCCTGCAACATCTCCACCCCAAACCTCAG CCCTGAGATTTGTGCCACTGGCCTCTGTGGGTGTGGAGCTGGTCGGGACTGTCTGACCCCagcctgccctcttctcctgcagaCCAGTCCTGCGTGCCGCTGTGTCATGGAGGGAGTGACCcgggcccttctcctcctgttggCCG GACTGCCTGTCTTGGAAGCCAATGACGTGATTG ATAAAGACAGTCCCTTCTACTATG ACTGGGAAGGCCTGCAGCTGGGCGGGATGATCTGTGCGGGCCTCATGTGCATCGCTGGACTCTTGTTTGCCCTGA GTGGCAAATGCAAATGCAAGAACAAGCAGAAGCACGG CTCCTTACCTGAGAAAGCTGTACCACTCCTCACTCCAG GCTCTGCCAGTACCTGCTGA
- the FXYD4 gene encoding FXYD domain-containing ion transport regulator 4 isoform X3, producing MIFLNLEFHRLSLHGAWEAFIPQIEDQPWVSPLPLQHLHPKPQTSPACRCVMEGVTRALLLLLAGLPVLEANDVIDKDSPFYYDWEGLQLGGMICAGLMCIAGLLFALSGKCKCKNKQKHGSLPEKAVPLLTPVLQLCLNLRLHGL from the exons ATgatttttctgaatcttgagtttcACAGACTCTCCTTACATGGGGCCTGGGAGGCATTCATTCCACAAATTGAGGACCAGCCATGGGTCAGCCCCTTGCCCCTGCAACATCTCCACCCCAAACCTCAG aCCAGTCCTGCGTGCCGCTGTGTCATGGAGGGAGTGACCcgggcccttctcctcctgttggCCG GACTGCCTGTCTTGGAAGCCAATGACGTGATTG ATAAAGACAGTCCCTTCTACTATG ACTGGGAAGGCCTGCAGCTGGGCGGGATGATCTGTGCGGGCCTCATGTGCATCGCTGGACTCTTGTTTGCCCTGA GTGGCAAATGCAAATGCAAGAACAAGCAGAAGCACGG CTCCTTACCTGAGAAAGCTGTACCACTCCTCACTCCAG tccttcagttgtgtctgaatctgcgactccatggactgtag